From Thermovirga sp.:
CCTGGTGGAAGTGCCCATGGGCACGACCCTCAGGGATATCGTCTTCGACATGGGAGGAGGCATCCTGAACGGCAGGAAGTTCAAGGCCGTCCAGATCGGCGGCCCCTCGGGAGGATGCCTCGCCGAGGAACATCTCGACCTCCCCGTGGATTACGAGTCCCTCACCGCCGCGGGCGCCATTATGGGTTCCGGCGGCCTGGTGGTCATGGACGAAGATACCTGCATGGTGGACGTCTCCAAATTTTTCCTGGAATTCACCCAGAAGGAATCCTGCGGCAAATGCGTCCCCTGCCGGGAGGGCACGAAGCAGATGCTCCTGATCCTCGACAAGATCTCCTCCGGTAAGGGACGGATGGAGGACCTCCGGATACTGGAGGACCTGGCCGTGATGGTCAAGGAGATGTCCCTCTGCGGCCTGGGGCAGACCGCTCCCAACCCCGTCCTCACCACCCTCAGATATTTCCGGGACGAGTACGAGGCTCACATCACGGACAGGAAGTGCCCCGCAATGGTCTGCAAGGCCCTCATCTCCTACGTCATCGACCCGGAAAAATGCAGGAAATGCGGCCTTTGCGCAAAGAACTGCCCCGTGAATTGCATCTCCGGCGACAGGAATACCCCCTATGTGATCGACCAGGAAAAGTGCATCAAGTGCGGGACATGTC
This genomic window contains:
- a CDS encoding 4Fe-4S binding protein; the encoded protein is ICNADEGDPGAFMDRSLLEGDPHAVIEGMMLGAYAIGADEGYIYCRAEYPLAIKRLRGAIAQAGEYGLIGEDIMGSDFSFHLHIKEGAGAFVCGEETALMASIQGERGMPYPRPPFPANKGLWGKPTNINNVETWANVPTIIRNGGAWYASIGTEKSKGTKVFALTGKVNNTGLVEVPMGTTLRDIVFDMGGGILNGRKFKAVQIGGPSGGCLAEEHLDLPVDYESLTAAGAIMGSGGLVVMDEDTCMVDVSKFFLEFTQKESCGKCVPCREGTKQMLLILDKISSGKGRMEDLRILEDLAVMVKEMSLCGLGQTAPNPVLTTLRYFRDEYEAHITDRKCPAMVCKALISYVIDPEKCRKCGLCAKNCPVNCISGDRNTPYVIDQEKCIKCGTCLEVCPFGAVSKE